The following coding sequences are from one Vibrio syngnathi window:
- a CDS encoding hybrid sensor histidine kinase/response regulator, with protein MQGWIVIPVSLAYLGVLFLIAWYGDRQVRWLSRWRPWIYSLSIAVYCTSWTFYGTVGQASNNPWSFLPIYLAPILVFTLGWRILARLILIAKREHITSIADFIAARYGKSQGLAVAVTVIAVVGILPYIALQLRGITMGLDIVAPNLAADFGYQDYHVSWFVVGALAIFTMLFGTRHIDNTEHHRGMMMAVAFESIVKLAAFLIVGLFIIYLAMSSDKIDLFDVAASTYESPNIPTLIIHTVLTMLAIVCLPRQFHTMVVENERPQDLHTARWLFPLYLILMGLFVLPIAWAGQGLLTDMPADTYVISVPMAEGANHIALLAFLGGTSAASGMVIVSTIALAIMVSNDLVMPLLLRRMRLTQRTHRHFSGLLLVIRRGLILLLLLGAWLFYQALDTIHSLSAIGFLSFAAIAQFAPALIGGLYWRPGNRKGVYVGLMVGSLIWLITLMSQTSMLAGDSESNLLLWIITPPELLRSWDVSSSNWGIVLSILLNTLCYAVVSMVTRPSLSERLQSAAFIGTPLPENENISLYQSRVTVAELEMLASRFVGRKRAKSALQSYWQQHGQPLLPNQQAPASLIRHAERVLAGVFGASSAKLVLTSALQGRNMQLEEVATIVDEASELYDFSRGLLQGAIEHIGQGIAVIDKQMRLVAWNQRYLELFEFPMGLIQVGRPISDVIRHNAEQGLCGPGDPEDHVRRRVYHLEQGTRHTSSRIRPDGRVIEVQGNPMPSGGFVMSFTDITVFRQAEQALKDANESLESRVHERTQELEKLNQRLVKATQVSDQESQSKSRFLAAVSHDLMQPLNAARLFASSLSEVAKEQEEKQLSSHIESALGAAEDLIGDLLDISRLESGKLETNIHAIAVHDVLTNLNAEFSALATQQKIQFQMIPSSLFIHSDPKLLRRVIQNFLTNAFRYNPEGKVVLGARRVNGQVRIDVWDNGTGIDEDKQQEIFEEFTRGSQVRADQGLGLGLAISKGIAHVLGHQISMRSWPGQGSVFSITLARAEKVAPVVQASTPMATSDIEHLKILCVDNEREILVGMENLIGRWGCEVKTAVDLVESLQCLDDDWQPDVIFSDYRLDNGRTGLEVLQQCRLRLGDSFEGVIISADRTDDMLAAIKANSFSFIAKPVKPLKLRAVLNRVS; from the coding sequence ATGCAAGGATGGATAGTAATTCCAGTCTCTTTAGCCTATTTGGGCGTGTTATTTCTGATCGCTTGGTATGGAGACCGGCAGGTTCGTTGGCTATCGCGTTGGCGTCCATGGATCTATAGCCTTTCGATTGCAGTGTATTGTACTTCTTGGACTTTTTATGGAACGGTCGGGCAGGCGAGCAATAACCCATGGTCCTTTTTACCCATTTATCTCGCCCCCATTCTGGTTTTTACACTGGGGTGGCGGATCTTGGCGCGGTTGATCCTGATTGCGAAGCGTGAACACATCACTTCAATTGCCGACTTTATCGCGGCTCGCTATGGAAAATCTCAAGGCTTAGCGGTGGCGGTGACCGTGATCGCTGTGGTCGGTATTCTTCCTTATATCGCGCTGCAACTGCGTGGTATCACCATGGGGCTAGATATTGTTGCGCCAAACCTAGCGGCTGATTTCGGTTATCAGGATTATCACGTGTCTTGGTTTGTGGTCGGTGCTTTGGCCATTTTTACCATGCTGTTTGGTACTCGGCACATCGATAACACTGAGCATCACCGTGGCATGATGATGGCTGTAGCGTTTGAATCCATCGTTAAGCTTGCAGCATTCCTGATTGTTGGCCTGTTTATTATCTACCTGGCGATGAGCAGTGACAAAATTGATTTGTTTGATGTAGCGGCTTCCACCTACGAATCGCCCAATATTCCGACCTTAATTATTCATACCGTTTTGACCATGTTGGCGATTGTCTGTCTGCCACGCCAATTCCACACCATGGTGGTTGAGAACGAACGTCCTCAAGATTTGCATACTGCTCGCTGGTTGTTTCCACTTTATCTGATTTTAATGGGCCTGTTTGTGCTGCCAATTGCTTGGGCAGGACAAGGGCTGCTTACCGACATGCCAGCTGATACTTACGTGATCAGTGTGCCAATGGCAGAAGGTGCTAATCACATAGCTTTGTTGGCTTTCCTCGGAGGTACTTCGGCGGCGAGTGGAATGGTGATTGTCTCAACCATCGCATTAGCGATCATGGTATCAAATGATTTAGTGATGCCACTGTTATTGCGCCGTATGCGCCTAACTCAAAGAACCCATCGACATTTTTCAGGCCTGTTATTGGTGATTAGACGCGGGTTGATTTTACTGCTGTTACTGGGGGCTTGGCTGTTCTATCAAGCGCTCGATACCATTCACTCCCTGTCGGCGATTGGCTTTCTTTCCTTTGCGGCGATTGCTCAATTCGCGCCAGCACTTATTGGTGGTTTGTACTGGCGTCCGGGTAACCGCAAGGGGGTTTATGTTGGCTTAATGGTGGGCTCGTTGATTTGGCTTATCACCCTGATGAGCCAAACCAGTATGCTGGCAGGCGATAGCGAAAGTAACTTACTGCTGTGGATTATCACGCCGCCGGAACTGCTGAGAAGTTGGGATGTTAGCAGCTCAAATTGGGGCATAGTGCTGAGTATTTTACTCAATACCTTGTGCTATGCCGTGGTTTCGATGGTGACCAGACCAAGCTTAAGTGAGCGTTTACAATCGGCTGCTTTTATTGGCACACCATTACCAGAGAATGAGAACATCAGCCTCTATCAGAGCCGTGTGACGGTCGCTGAATTAGAGATGCTGGCGTCACGTTTTGTGGGGCGTAAGCGTGCTAAAAGTGCTTTGCAGAGTTATTGGCAGCAGCACGGACAGCCGCTACTTCCTAACCAACAAGCGCCCGCAAGCCTGATTCGACATGCAGAACGTGTGCTCGCTGGGGTATTCGGTGCATCTTCCGCTAAGTTAGTACTTACTTCCGCTCTACAGGGAAGAAATATGCAGCTTGAGGAAGTAGCAACCATCGTTGATGAAGCTTCGGAATTGTACGACTTCAGTCGTGGTTTACTTCAAGGAGCGATTGAACATATAGGCCAAGGCATTGCAGTAATAGACAAACAGATGAGGCTGGTGGCGTGGAATCAGCGTTACCTTGAACTGTTTGAGTTCCCTATGGGTCTGATTCAGGTTGGGCGACCCATTTCAGATGTGATTCGCCATAATGCTGAGCAAGGTTTGTGTGGCCCGGGCGACCCAGAAGATCACGTTCGACGCCGTGTTTATCACCTTGAACAAGGCACTCGGCACACCTCTTCTCGTATTCGTCCTGATGGTCGAGTGATTGAGGTGCAAGGTAACCCAATGCCAAGTGGTGGCTTCGTCATGAGCTTTACCGACATCACGGTTTTCAGACAAGCAGAGCAAGCGCTAAAAGATGCCAATGAAAGCTTGGAATCGAGAGTCCATGAGCGAACTCAAGAGCTCGAAAAGCTCAACCAACGCTTAGTTAAAGCGACGCAAGTCTCTGACCAAGAATCGCAGTCTAAGAGTCGTTTTCTTGCTGCCGTGAGTCACGATTTGATGCAGCCGCTCAATGCTGCGCGTCTATTTGCTTCTTCCCTTTCTGAGGTGGCAAAAGAGCAAGAGGAGAAGCAACTTTCCTCTCATATCGAAAGTGCGTTGGGTGCGGCTGAAGACCTGATTGGCGACTTGCTTGATATCTCTCGATTGGAGTCAGGAAAATTAGAAACCAACATTCACGCAATTGCTGTGCATGATGTGCTGACCAATTTGAATGCTGAATTTAGTGCTTTGGCAACGCAGCAGAAGATCCAATTCCAGATGATCCCTTCGTCATTGTTTATTCACTCGGATCCTAAATTATTGAGACGTGTGATTCAGAACTTTTTGACCAATGCCTTTCGCTACAACCCGGAGGGTAAAGTAGTCCTCGGTGCAAGACGAGTGAATGGTCAGGTTCGAATTGATGTGTGGGATAACGGAACCGGTATCGACGAAGACAAGCAACAAGAGATCTTCGAAGAATTTACTCGTGGTAGCCAAGTGCGTGCTGATCAGGGGTTAGGGCTAGGATTAGCCATCTCCAAAGGCATTGCCCATGTGCTTGGTCATCAAATATCGATGCGTTCATGGCCGGGTCAAGGCAGCGTATTTTCCATCACCTTAGCGAGAGCTGAAAAGGTGGCTCCGGTTGTGCAAGCTTCTACGCCAATGGCGACCAGCGACATCGAGCATCTGAAAATACTGTGTGTCGATAATGAGCGAGAAATCTTGGTCGGTATGGAGAACTTGATTGGTCGTTGGGGCTGTGAGGTTAAGACCGCCGTCGACTTAGTCGAAAGCTTGCAGTGTCTCGATGATGATTGGCAGCCTGATGTGATTTTCTCGGATTACCGTCTTGATAATGGCAGAACGGGGCTTGAAGTGTTGCAGCAGTGCCGCTTGCGCCTTGGTGACTCTTTTGAAGGTGTCATCATCAGCGCCGATAGAACCGATGATATGTTGGCTGCGATAAAGGCCAACAGCTTCAGCTTTATTGCCAAACCAGTGAAGCCGCTAAAACTCAGAGCGGTCTTAAATCGGGTGAGCTAA
- a CDS encoding class II fumarate hydratase encodes MTLQFRIEKDSMGEVKVPTEALYQAQTQRAADNFAFSSHKMPTSFIQALALIKQAAADTNAQLGLLEGDIANAIAEASQEIIEGKHLEQFPIDVYQTGSGTSSNMNANEVIATLASRSLQGDVNPNDHVNMGQSSNDVVPTAIQVSVALMAENKLLPALTHLSAALTVKQHELAEVVKTGRTHLMDAMPITFAQELGGWKFQIEHAKQAIESSLPAIKALAQGGTAVGTGINADPRFADKFASNLSQSTKISFTSSENFFFNLSSQDAIVAFSGQLKTAAVAILKISNDLRWMNSGPLAGLGEIELQALQPGSSIMPGKVNPVIPEAAAMAAAQVIGNDTTITIAGQSGNFQLNVMLPVIAHNVLESIELLANSSVALADKAIATFTVRQDNLDLALSKNPILVTALNPVIGYLKAADIAKKAYKEGLPILDVAERETDLSREELSKLLNPTTLTQGGIAG; translated from the coding sequence ATGACCCTACAATTTCGGATTGAAAAAGACAGCATGGGCGAAGTTAAAGTCCCTACCGAGGCGCTATACCAAGCACAAACTCAGCGTGCAGCAGATAACTTCGCTTTTAGTTCACACAAGATGCCAACCAGCTTTATTCAAGCATTGGCGCTGATTAAACAGGCAGCAGCCGATACCAATGCTCAATTAGGCTTATTAGAAGGTGATATTGCGAACGCAATTGCCGAAGCCAGCCAAGAGATCATTGAGGGTAAACACCTCGAGCAATTCCCTATTGATGTCTATCAGACGGGCTCTGGCACCAGCTCTAACATGAATGCTAACGAAGTGATTGCGACACTCGCTTCAAGAAGCCTGCAAGGCGACGTGAACCCCAATGATCACGTCAACATGGGTCAAAGCAGTAACGATGTCGTGCCAACAGCAATCCAAGTCAGTGTCGCTTTGATGGCAGAAAATAAGCTGTTGCCTGCACTTACCCACCTTTCTGCGGCACTTACCGTCAAACAACATGAACTTGCTGAGGTAGTCAAAACTGGCCGTACTCATCTAATGGATGCGATGCCGATTACCTTTGCTCAAGAGCTAGGCGGTTGGAAATTTCAGATTGAACATGCCAAGCAAGCGATAGAAAGCAGCTTGCCAGCAATCAAAGCGCTTGCTCAAGGTGGCACAGCGGTTGGTACGGGGATCAATGCCGACCCACGCTTTGCCGATAAGTTTGCAAGTAACCTGTCTCAATCGACAAAGATCAGTTTTACCTCGAGTGAAAACTTCTTTTTTAACCTCAGCAGCCAAGACGCGATCGTTGCGTTTTCTGGTCAGCTTAAAACTGCAGCAGTTGCGATCCTCAAGATCTCAAACGATCTTCGCTGGATGAACTCAGGCCCGCTGGCTGGCTTAGGGGAAATTGAGTTACAAGCGCTGCAACCGGGCTCGTCTATCATGCCAGGAAAGGTCAACCCTGTGATTCCAGAGGCTGCAGCCATGGCAGCAGCGCAAGTGATTGGTAATGACACCACGATCACGATTGCTGGCCAATCGGGTAACTTCCAATTGAATGTGATGCTGCCGGTTATTGCTCATAACGTTCTAGAAAGCATAGAGTTGTTAGCAAACAGCTCAGTCGCACTGGCTGATAAAGCGATTGCTACCTTCACCGTGCGCCAAGACAATCTCGATTTAGCGCTTTCAAAGAACCCAATTCTAGTGACGGCGCTCAACCCTGTGATTGGCTACCTAAAAGCAGCAGATATTGCCAAGAAGGCCTACAAAGAAGGCTTACCGATTCTTGATGTGGCAGAAAGAGAAACCGATCTTAGCCGAGAAGAACTCAGCAAACTGCTCAACCCAACCACACTGACGCAGGGTGGTATTGCAGGTTAG
- a CDS encoding sodium:solute symporter family protein yields the protein MDIQTWTFILVGITFAVYIGIAIWARAGTTSEFYVAGGGVHPVANGMATAADWMSAASFISMAGIISFVGYDGAVYLMGWTGGYVLLALCLAPYLRKFGQFTVPDFIGERYYSKTARMVAVFCAIFVSFTYVAGQMRGVGVVFSRFLEVDINLGIIIGMGIVFFYAVLGGMKGITYTQVAQFCVLIFAFLVPAIFTSIMMTGNPLPQVGMGSTLSGTDVYLLDKLDGLTEELGFTAYTEGNKSMVDVFFICAALMVGTAGLPHVIIRFFTVPKVRDARISAGWALLFISLLYTTAPGVAAFARVNMIETINGPDMQGVAATDAPSWYKNWENTGLVGWEDKNGDGKMFYSGDERNEMKINRDIIVLASPELAKLPNWVVALLAAGGLAAALSTAAGLLLVISTSISHDLLKKGFRPNMTDKQELLAARLAAMIAIVGAGYLGINPPGFVAQVVAFAFGLAAASFFPAIILGIFYKKMNKEGAIAGMLSGIAFTASYIIYFKFINPAASTPENWWFGISPEGIGTLGMCLNFVVSIAVNKVTAEVPQDVQDMVENIRYPKGAGEAHDH from the coding sequence ATGGATATTCAAACTTGGACGTTTATTCTCGTCGGTATTACTTTTGCAGTATATATCGGCATCGCAATCTGGGCTCGCGCTGGAACAACGAGTGAATTCTACGTTGCAGGCGGCGGCGTACACCCAGTCGCAAACGGCATGGCAACAGCCGCTGACTGGATGTCGGCAGCATCATTCATCTCAATGGCAGGTATCATCTCATTCGTTGGTTACGACGGTGCGGTTTACCTAATGGGTTGGACAGGTGGTTATGTACTACTTGCGCTATGTTTAGCACCTTACCTACGTAAGTTCGGTCAGTTTACGGTTCCTGATTTCATCGGTGAACGTTACTACTCGAAAACAGCACGTATGGTAGCGGTATTCTGTGCAATCTTCGTATCGTTCACGTACGTTGCAGGCCAGATGCGTGGTGTTGGCGTTGTATTCTCTCGTTTCCTAGAAGTTGATATTAACCTAGGCATCATCATTGGTATGGGTATTGTGTTCTTCTACGCAGTACTGGGTGGCATGAAAGGCATCACTTATACGCAGGTAGCTCAATTCTGTGTCCTCATTTTCGCCTTCCTTGTTCCAGCAATCTTTACCTCAATCATGATGACGGGTAACCCACTTCCACAAGTTGGTATGGGCTCAACGCTATCAGGTACAGATGTATACCTACTTGATAAACTGGATGGACTAACAGAAGAGCTCGGATTTACCGCCTATACCGAAGGTAACAAGAGCATGGTAGATGTCTTCTTCATCTGTGCGGCTCTAATGGTCGGTACTGCCGGTCTTCCACACGTAATCATTCGTTTCTTCACGGTACCAAAAGTACGTGATGCTCGTATCTCAGCAGGTTGGGCACTACTGTTCATCTCATTGCTATACACAACAGCACCAGGCGTTGCAGCCTTCGCTCGTGTAAACATGATCGAAACGATTAACGGCCCAGACATGCAAGGTGTCGCAGCAACAGATGCGCCAAGCTGGTATAAAAACTGGGAAAACACTGGCCTAGTTGGTTGGGAAGATAAGAACGGCGATGGAAAAATGTTCTACTCGGGCGATGAGCGCAACGAGATGAAGATTAACCGTGACATCATCGTACTGGCTTCTCCAGAGCTAGCGAAACTACCAAACTGGGTTGTAGCACTGCTTGCAGCCGGTGGCCTAGCAGCCGCACTATCAACAGCCGCAGGTCTGCTACTGGTTATCTCAACGTCGATTTCACATGACTTGTTGAAGAAAGGCTTCAGACCAAACATGACCGACAAGCAGGAGCTGTTAGCCGCTCGTTTGGCTGCCATGATCGCAATTGTCGGTGCAGGTTACTTGGGTATTAACCCACCAGGCTTTGTAGCACAGGTAGTAGCGTTTGCCTTCGGCTTAGCCGCAGCATCCTTCTTCCCAGCGATTATCCTAGGCATCTTCTACAAGAAGATGAACAAGGAAGGCGCAATTGCAGGTATGTTGTCAGGTATTGCCTTCACAGCAAGCTACATCATCTACTTCAAGTTCATTAACCCAGCAGCAAGCACACCGGAAAACTGGTGGTTTGGTATCAGCCCAGAAGGCATCGGTACGCTAGGTATGTGTCTAAACTTCGTAGTATCAATTGCTGTAAACAAAGTAACGGCTGAAGTACCACAAGATGTACAAGATATGGTTGAGAACATCCGTTACCCGAAAGGTGCAGGTGAAGCTCACGACCATTAA
- a CDS encoding DUF4212 domain-containing protein, giving the protein MAFESTEHAQAYWKENLGIMGTLLAIWFVVSYGAGILFVDVLNTIQFGGFKLGFWFAQQGSIYTFVALIFIYVVRMNKLDKKYNVQED; this is encoded by the coding sequence ATGGCGTTCGAATCTACGGAACATGCTCAAGCCTATTGGAAGGAAAACTTGGGAATAATGGGAACACTACTCGCAATATGGTTTGTGGTGTCTTATGGCGCTGGCATCTTATTTGTGGATGTCCTAAATACCATTCAATTTGGCGGATTTAAGCTAGGTTTTTGGTTCGCTCAACAAGGTTCAATTTATACCTTCGTGGCGTTGATATTTATTTACGTTGTTCGCATGAATAAGCTGGACAAAAAATACAACGTACAGGAAGACTAG
- a CDS encoding potassium/proton antiporter, producing MDAITINHLFLTGAVLIAISVLFSQVSSRLGVPILLIFLFVGMLAGEDGPGGINFDDYSLAYLVSNLALAVILLDGGMRTKVASFKVAFWPSLSLATIGVACTATLTGLMAAWLFDLSLMQGILVGAIVGSTDAAAVFSLLKGQSLNERVGSTLEIESGTNDPMAVFLTVTLIALLGTPDAEMGMNFLLKSFTMQFGIGTLVGIGGGWVLWSLINRVQLADGLYSILVLSGGVALFAFSNMLGGSGILSIYLVGLFIGNRPTRSRHSILNVLDGMTWLSQIVMFLVLGLLVTPSTLMDIALPALALAFGMILFARPLSVWLGLLPFRSFTTKERWFVSWVGLRGAVPIILAVFPMMAGLPNAQLYFNIAFFVVMVSLIVQGGSLMKVARLAKVTLPPMPTPISRTGMEIYPTSEWEMFVYKLKEEKWCVGEPLKRLSMPEGTRITALFRQDAMLHPSGSTVLEANDILCVLGQDKDLDSLSALFSEAPLAEEAARFFGDFFLDVELSVAAVSDCYGIELGSEEEREMTLKQLVDQELGAHPVLGDSFEWHDITWVVADIDDHKVVRLGLCLPKTTLEEGINEV from the coding sequence TTGGACGCAATAACCATTAACCACTTATTTTTGACTGGTGCCGTACTCATCGCCATCAGTGTGCTTTTTTCACAAGTGTCCTCTCGATTGGGCGTTCCGATTCTTTTGATCTTTTTGTTCGTTGGTATGTTAGCGGGCGAAGATGGCCCTGGGGGCATTAATTTCGATGATTACTCACTGGCCTACTTGGTGAGTAACCTTGCGCTTGCTGTGATTCTGTTGGATGGCGGGATGCGAACCAAGGTCGCAAGCTTCAAAGTGGCTTTCTGGCCGTCACTATCACTAGCCACAATAGGTGTGGCATGTACCGCAACCCTAACGGGCTTAATGGCGGCTTGGCTGTTCGATCTGTCACTGATGCAGGGCATCTTGGTTGGCGCTATCGTCGGTTCGACTGATGCAGCTGCGGTATTTTCTCTGTTGAAAGGGCAGAGCCTCAATGAACGTGTTGGCTCAACCCTAGAGATCGAATCTGGTACCAACGACCCAATGGCGGTCTTCCTGACGGTCACTTTAATCGCGCTACTCGGAACCCCAGATGCCGAGATGGGAATGAACTTCCTACTGAAAAGTTTCACGATGCAGTTTGGTATCGGCACCCTTGTTGGCATCGGTGGTGGTTGGGTGTTATGGAGCCTAATCAATCGAGTGCAGCTGGCTGATGGTCTGTATTCGATTCTCGTGCTCAGCGGTGGTGTGGCTCTGTTTGCGTTCTCTAACATGCTTGGCGGCAGCGGTATCTTGTCGATTTATCTAGTGGGCTTGTTCATTGGTAATCGTCCGACGCGCTCTCGACACTCTATTCTCAATGTTCTTGATGGCATGACGTGGCTAAGCCAGATCGTGATGTTCTTGGTGTTGGGTTTGTTAGTGACGCCATCGACATTGATGGACATTGCACTTCCTGCGTTGGCATTGGCCTTCGGTATGATTTTATTTGCTCGCCCGCTGTCTGTTTGGTTAGGTTTACTGCCGTTCAGAAGCTTTACCACCAAAGAACGTTGGTTTGTTTCCTGGGTGGGTTTACGTGGCGCAGTACCGATCATTTTAGCGGTTTTCCCGATGATGGCTGGCCTACCTAATGCTCAGCTTTACTTCAATATCGCCTTCTTCGTGGTTATGGTTTCGCTGATTGTTCAGGGCGGCAGTCTAATGAAAGTCGCAAGACTCGCTAAAGTGACTCTACCACCGATGCCAACACCGATTTCTCGTACCGGTATGGAGATTTATCCGACCAGTGAGTGGGAGATGTTTGTCTACAAGCTGAAAGAGGAAAAGTGGTGTGTTGGTGAACCGCTCAAGCGTTTATCGATGCCTGAAGGGACGCGCATTACCGCACTGTTTCGACAAGATGCCATGCTCCACCCATCGGGCAGTACCGTGTTAGAGGCGAACGATATCTTATGTGTGCTTGGTCAAGACAAAGACCTAGACAGCTTAAGTGCGCTATTCAGTGAGGCACCTCTAGCAGAAGAAGCGGCACGATTCTTTGGTGATTTCTTCTTGGATGTTGAGCTATCGGTTGCTGCCGTGAGTGATTGTTATGGTATTGAACTAGGCTCGGAAGAAGAGCGAGAAATGACGCTAAAACAATTGGTGGATCAGGAGCTTGGTGCACACCCTGTCTTGGGTGATAGTTTTGAATGGCATGACATCACTTGGGTGGTTGCAGATATCGATGATCATAAAGTCGTCAGGTTGGGGTTATGTTTACCTAAGACGACTTTAGAAGAGGGTATCAATGAAGTTTAA
- a CDS encoding response regulator transcription factor produces the protein MDSTYTIIIADDHPLFRNALFQSVHMAISGANLLEADSLDALLTLLKKEDEPDLLLLDLKMPGANGMSGLIQLRAEYPDLPIVVISASEDASVVTQVKSHGAFGFIPKSSDMRELVSALNQVLNGDPFFPEGLITNNAACSDLAEKLSTLTPQQYKVLGMLSDGLLNKQIAYELNVSEATIKAHMTAIFRKLDVKNRTQAVILLQEVHN, from the coding sequence ATGGACTCGACCTATACCATCATCATTGCTGATGACCACCCTCTTTTTCGCAACGCCCTGTTTCAGTCAGTACACATGGCGATCAGCGGTGCGAACCTGCTTGAGGCTGATTCCCTCGATGCCTTACTGACCCTACTAAAAAAAGAAGATGAACCCGACCTATTGCTTCTCGACCTTAAAATGCCGGGTGCCAATGGGATGTCTGGCTTAATTCAGCTGCGCGCTGAATATCCAGATTTACCGATTGTAGTGATCTCTGCCAGCGAGGATGCTAGCGTGGTCACTCAGGTGAAGAGCCACGGTGCCTTTGGCTTTATTCCTAAGTCGAGTGATATGCGAGAATTGGTCAGTGCACTGAATCAAGTGCTTAATGGCGACCCGTTCTTCCCAGAAGGCCTGATCACCAACAACGCAGCCTGTAGCGACCTTGCGGAAAAGCTTTCCACACTGACGCCTCAGCAGTACAAGGTATTAGGGATGCTATCGGACGGCCTGCTGAACAAGCAAATCGCGTATGAATTGAATGTTTCGGAAGCGACCATCAAGGCACATATGACGGCCATCTTCCGTAAACTGGATGTGAAAAACCGAACTCAGGCGGTTATCTTGCTACAAGAAGTCCACAATTAA